A section of the Engystomops pustulosus chromosome 3, aEngPut4.maternal, whole genome shotgun sequence genome encodes:
- the LOC140120663 gene encoding galactose-3-O-sulfotransferase 2-like isoform X2, which yields MKLVYAVIFFVVLSISLHLFDTREQPKFPFPANRCDERNNTDTGLSRLKSVISDEMPESDWKQLLEIVEKWKVQKEDLQQKPSTEESFNQSPYVKRESCPPRENIFFLKAHKTASSTIMNILLRYGEYHNLTFAFPKVKHQFWYPGYFSAKHVQGYSSEKKPKFNIMCHHMRFSLIEVEKVMPKDTFYFTILRNPVSLMESSFAYYKYSSSFYNVTSLEDFIQNTSKFYRSKEYDSAFAKNLLTHDLGFHHNAPDSPKQYKLLTNAVDTIFDLVLITEYFDESLVLLKDALCWTFDDVLSFPLNIRSNTSRKILSEETKERIKSWNQLDWQLYVHFNNSFWNRVEKFGRERMEKEVRELRKRREQLSEKCLDAQVEPNKLKDKAMVPYQPYLIRILGYNLKPGLSINDQILCHRLVLPEIPYTQLLWDKQIGNKTKT from the exons ATGAAGTTGGTGTATGCGGTCATCTTTTTCGTAGTGTTATCAATCTCTTTACACCTATTTGACACCAGAGAACAACCAAA GTTCCCATTTCCGGCAAACAGATGTGATGAAAGGAACAATACAGACACAGGTTTATCAAGGCTGAAAAGTGTCATCAGTGACGAGATGCCGGAATCAGACTGGAAGCAGCTGCTGGAAATTGTGGAGAAGTGGAAGGTTCAAAAAGAAGACCTTCAACAAAAGCCTTCGACCGAAGAATCCTTTAACCAAAGTCCTTATGTGAAAAGAGAGTCGTGCCCGCCCCGGGAAAACATCTTCTTCTTGAAAGCACACAAGACGGCCAGCAGTACTATCATGAACATACTCTTGCGTTATGGGGAATATCATAACCTGACATTCGCTTTCCCTAAAGTGAAACACCAGTTTTGGTACCCAGGATACTTTTCAGCAAAGCATGTGCAAGGTTATTCATCAGAAAAGAAGCCGAAATTCAATATCATGTGTCATCACATGCGCTTCTCTCTCATAGAG GTGGAGAAGGTCATGCCCAAAGATACTTTCTATTTTACCATTCTGAGAAATCCGGTCTCCTTGATGGAATCCTCCTTTGCATACTACAAATACTCAAGCTCATTTTACAATGTTACAAGTCTTGAAGACTTCATACAAAACACCTCCAAGTTTTATCGAAGTAAAGAATACGATAGTGCTTTTGCTAAGAATCTGTTGACTCATGATCTTGGTTTTCACCATAATGCACCTGACTCTCCCAAACAATACAAACTCCTCACCAACGCGGTAGATACAATATTTGATCTGGTCTTGATTACAGAATACTTTGATGAGTCTTTGGTGCTCCTCAAAGACGCCCTGTGTTGGACTTTTGATGACGTCTTATCATTTCCTCTAAATATTAGAAGTAATACCAGCAGAAAGATTCTCTCCGAGGAGACTAAAGAGAGAATAAAAAGCTGGAACCAGCTGGACTGGCAGTTGTACGTTCACTTCAATAACTCATTTTGGAATCGTGTGGAGAAGTTTGGGCGGGAACGGATGGAGAAAGAAGTGAGGGAACTAAGAAAAAGGAGAGAACAGCTTTCTGAGAAATGTCTGGATGCCCAAGTGGAAccaaataaattaaaagacaaaGCAATGGTTCCATACCAACCTTATTTAATTCGAATCCTTGGGTATAACTTGAAGCCGGGATTAAGTATAAATGACCAGATTCTGTGTCATAGACTCGTCCTTCCAGAAATTCCATACACTCAACTTTTATGGGACAAACAAATTGGAAACAAAACTAAAACATAA
- the LOC140120663 gene encoding galactose-3-O-sulfotransferase 2-like isoform X1 codes for MSYWNLKVTRILLFCSTVFPRTLKYMKLVYAVIFFVVLSISLHLFDTREQPKFPFPANRCDERNNTDTGLSRLKSVISDEMPESDWKQLLEIVEKWKVQKEDLQQKPSTEESFNQSPYVKRESCPPRENIFFLKAHKTASSTIMNILLRYGEYHNLTFAFPKVKHQFWYPGYFSAKHVQGYSSEKKPKFNIMCHHMRFSLIEVEKVMPKDTFYFTILRNPVSLMESSFAYYKYSSSFYNVTSLEDFIQNTSKFYRSKEYDSAFAKNLLTHDLGFHHNAPDSPKQYKLLTNAVDTIFDLVLITEYFDESLVLLKDALCWTFDDVLSFPLNIRSNTSRKILSEETKERIKSWNQLDWQLYVHFNNSFWNRVEKFGRERMEKEVRELRKRREQLSEKCLDAQVEPNKLKDKAMVPYQPYLIRILGYNLKPGLSINDQILCHRLVLPEIPYTQLLWDKQIGNKTKT; via the exons AACGCTCAAGTACATGAAGTTGGTGTATGCGGTCATCTTTTTCGTAGTGTTATCAATCTCTTTACACCTATTTGACACCAGAGAACAACCAAA GTTCCCATTTCCGGCAAACAGATGTGATGAAAGGAACAATACAGACACAGGTTTATCAAGGCTGAAAAGTGTCATCAGTGACGAGATGCCGGAATCAGACTGGAAGCAGCTGCTGGAAATTGTGGAGAAGTGGAAGGTTCAAAAAGAAGACCTTCAACAAAAGCCTTCGACCGAAGAATCCTTTAACCAAAGTCCTTATGTGAAAAGAGAGTCGTGCCCGCCCCGGGAAAACATCTTCTTCTTGAAAGCACACAAGACGGCCAGCAGTACTATCATGAACATACTCTTGCGTTATGGGGAATATCATAACCTGACATTCGCTTTCCCTAAAGTGAAACACCAGTTTTGGTACCCAGGATACTTTTCAGCAAAGCATGTGCAAGGTTATTCATCAGAAAAGAAGCCGAAATTCAATATCATGTGTCATCACATGCGCTTCTCTCTCATAGAG GTGGAGAAGGTCATGCCCAAAGATACTTTCTATTTTACCATTCTGAGAAATCCGGTCTCCTTGATGGAATCCTCCTTTGCATACTACAAATACTCAAGCTCATTTTACAATGTTACAAGTCTTGAAGACTTCATACAAAACACCTCCAAGTTTTATCGAAGTAAAGAATACGATAGTGCTTTTGCTAAGAATCTGTTGACTCATGATCTTGGTTTTCACCATAATGCACCTGACTCTCCCAAACAATACAAACTCCTCACCAACGCGGTAGATACAATATTTGATCTGGTCTTGATTACAGAATACTTTGATGAGTCTTTGGTGCTCCTCAAAGACGCCCTGTGTTGGACTTTTGATGACGTCTTATCATTTCCTCTAAATATTAGAAGTAATACCAGCAGAAAGATTCTCTCCGAGGAGACTAAAGAGAGAATAAAAAGCTGGAACCAGCTGGACTGGCAGTTGTACGTTCACTTCAATAACTCATTTTGGAATCGTGTGGAGAAGTTTGGGCGGGAACGGATGGAGAAAGAAGTGAGGGAACTAAGAAAAAGGAGAGAACAGCTTTCTGAGAAATGTCTGGATGCCCAAGTGGAAccaaataaattaaaagacaaaGCAATGGTTCCATACCAACCTTATTTAATTCGAATCCTTGGGTATAACTTGAAGCCGGGATTAAGTATAAATGACCAGATTCTGTGTCATAGACTCGTCCTTCCAGAAATTCCATACACTCAACTTTTATGGGACAAACAAATTGGAAACAAAACTAAAACATAA